From the genome of Pseudomonas sp. AB6, one region includes:
- a CDS encoding ion transporter translates to MDSNTGWREQLRIIIFHTDTAAGRRFDTALLLIILCSLFIVIIDSIDSIHRHYIDFFSYIEWGFTIVFAIEYALRLYCSPKPMRYAFSFYGLVDLLAILPGILALYYADAQYLLIIRIIRMLRIFRVLKLSPYLKQANFLLLALRGSKQKIIVFLATISTLVIIFGTLMYVIEGPENGYTSIPVGIYWAIVTMTTVGFGDIVPKTPAGQMLASLLMITGYSIIAVPTGIFTAELANAMRGGDLEHQCPVCAKSNHENEASFCARCGNALFPKVEEQV, encoded by the coding sequence ATGGACAGCAACACCGGCTGGCGGGAACAGCTACGCATCATCATTTTCCACACAGACACTGCCGCGGGCCGTCGCTTCGACACGGCCTTGTTGCTGATCATCTTATGCAGCCTATTCATCGTCATCATCGACAGTATCGACAGCATTCATCGCCACTACATCGATTTCTTTTCCTATATCGAGTGGGGCTTTACCATCGTATTCGCTATCGAGTATGCCCTGCGGTTGTATTGCTCACCGAAACCAATGCGTTATGCCTTCAGCTTTTATGGGCTAGTCGATCTGCTGGCAATTTTGCCGGGAATCCTTGCGCTGTATTACGCTGATGCACAATATTTGCTGATCATTCGAATCATTCGGATGCTGCGAATCTTTCGAGTGCTCAAGCTTAGTCCCTACTTGAAACAAGCCAACTTCTTGCTGCTGGCATTGCGCGGCAGCAAGCAAAAAATCATTGTGTTTCTCGCCACGATTTCCACCTTGGTGATCATATTTGGCACGTTAATGTATGTGATCGAAGGGCCGGAGAATGGTTACACCAGTATTCCGGTCGGCATCTATTGGGCCATTGTCACGATGACCACCGTCGGCTTCGGCGATATCGTACCGAAGACGCCAGCAGGACAAATGTTAGCGTCGCTGTTGATGATTACCGGTTATTCAATCATTGCCGTGCCCACTGGCATTTTCACTGCCGAACTGGCCAACGCCATGCGCGGTGGCGACCTTGAACATCAATGCCCGGTGTGTGCCAAATCCAACCACGAAAATGAAGCGTCGTTCTGCGCTCGTTGCGGCAATGCGCTGTTTCCAAAAGTTGAGGAGCAGGTATAA
- a CDS encoding metal ABC transporter substrate-binding protein: MKQPMLSGAVAAIMLSVFSSFVSAKPLEAVASFTVIADMVHNVGGDRVHVTSLIGPNGDPHVYEPTPAAAQALKNADLAFVSGLNLEGWLDRLIKASGYRGEPVVLSTGIKTRSMEEDGKRVTDPHAWNSAANGVVYARNIIAALKKADPDGASVYQANGDRYIAQLQELDAYARAQVRAIPPAQRKVLTSHDAFGYFGDAYGVTFLSPVGFSTEAEPSAADVSKLIRQIKSEHVSAYFFENSGDPRLVKQIAAASGAQPGGELYVEALSPADGPAATYAQMFRYNVDKLTAAMRGK, encoded by the coding sequence ATGAAACAACCAATGCTATCGGGCGCCGTGGCAGCCATTATGCTGTCCGTTTTTTCTAGTTTCGTTTCGGCCAAACCGCTAGAAGCGGTGGCTTCCTTCACTGTCATTGCCGATATGGTGCACAACGTTGGCGGTGATCGGGTTCACGTCACTTCGCTGATTGGCCCCAATGGCGACCCGCATGTGTACGAGCCAACCCCGGCCGCCGCTCAGGCACTGAAAAACGCCGATCTGGCGTTCGTCAGTGGTTTGAATCTGGAAGGTTGGCTGGATCGCTTGATAAAAGCGTCTGGTTATCGCGGTGAGCCTGTGGTGCTATCTACCGGCATTAAAACCCGCAGTATGGAAGAAGACGGCAAGCGCGTCACTGACCCGCATGCTTGGAACAGCGCAGCCAATGGTGTGGTTTACGCACGCAATATCATTGCTGCGCTGAAGAAGGCAGACCCTGATGGCGCCAGTGTGTATCAAGCCAACGGCGACCGTTATATCGCCCAATTGCAAGAGCTCGATGCCTACGCTCGCGCTCAAGTCCGAGCGATTCCTCCGGCTCAGCGCAAAGTTCTGACTTCCCATGACGCATTCGGTTATTTCGGCGATGCGTACGGCGTGACCTTCCTTTCACCAGTGGGTTTTTCAACCGAAGCGGAGCCGTCGGCGGCCGACGTTTCAAAGTTGATTCGTCAGATCAAGAGCGAGCACGTCAGCGCTTATTTCTTCGAAAACTCTGGTGATCCGCGCCTAGTCAAACAAATCGCAGCCGCCAGCGGCGCCCAACCCGGCGGTGAACTTTACGTCGAAGCACTATCCCCTGCGGATGGCCCAGCGGCGACTTATGCACAGATGTTTCGCTACAACGTGGATAAATTAACGGCGGCTATGCGGGGCAAATAA
- a CDS encoding metal ABC transporter permease, with translation MMLYTTLVEPFVEFGFMRRALVACLALGIGSGPVGVLLMLRRMSLVGDAMSHAVLPGAAVGFLFAGLSLPAMGFGGLIAGLAVALLSGLVSRLTALREDASFASFYLTSLAAGVLIVSLHGSNVDLLHVLFGTILAIDSNAIYMVGAIASFTLILLALIYRPLVLECFDPGFLRAVGGRGSLYHVLFLLLVVLNLVAGFQALGTLMAVGMMMLPATAARFWATSLSALMMISTLVATLSGLIGLIVSYHLGVASGPAIVLTASAFYGFSLLFGRSGILRRLFPKPHLAN, from the coding sequence ATGATGTTGTACACGACGTTGGTCGAACCCTTTGTTGAGTTCGGTTTTATGCGCCGCGCACTGGTCGCGTGCCTGGCACTGGGAATCGGCTCGGGGCCAGTGGGTGTGCTCTTGATGTTGCGGCGCATGAGCCTGGTCGGCGATGCCATGAGTCACGCAGTGTTGCCGGGAGCGGCGGTGGGCTTTTTATTCGCTGGCCTCTCTTTGCCCGCCATGGGCTTTGGCGGATTAATTGCCGGCTTGGCAGTCGCGTTGTTGTCCGGATTGGTCAGCCGACTTACCGCTTTGCGTGAAGACGCAAGTTTTGCCAGCTTCTACCTGACCTCGCTGGCGGCAGGCGTACTGATCGTTTCCCTCCACGGTTCCAATGTCGACTTACTGCACGTGCTGTTCGGCACCATTCTCGCCATCGACTCCAACGCAATCTACATGGTCGGCGCGATTGCCTCCTTCACCCTTATCCTGCTCGCACTCATCTATCGACCTCTGGTGTTGGAGTGTTTTGATCCCGGTTTCCTGAGGGCGGTGGGCGGTCGAGGCTCGCTTTACCATGTGCTCTTTCTGCTGTTAGTGGTGCTCAATCTAGTCGCCGGATTCCAGGCGCTAGGCACCTTAATGGCGGTGGGAATGATGATGCTTCCGGCCACGGCGGCGCGCTTCTGGGCCACATCCTTGAGCGCATTGATGATGATTTCGACACTGGTGGCGACGCTCTCCGGTCTCATTGGCCTGATCGTGTCCTATCACCTAGGCGTCGCTTCGGGTCCAGCCATCGTGCTGACTGCAAGTGCGTTTTATGGCTTCTCGTTGTTGTTCGGACGCAGCGGTATTCTGCGCCGATTGTTCCCCAAACCTCACTTGGCTAACTAA
- a CDS encoding ABC transporter ATP-binding protein, with protein sequence MSAAIVLDNLTVAYERRPAVHHISGCFEAGSLTAIVGPNGAGKSTLIKTIAGTMKPAAGRVDLGKVATRTLGYLPQAAEIDRSFPLSVSDTVAMGAWRSIGPFRGLSRDQSKLTQDALLAVGLEGFETRSVGSLSSGQFQRVLFARLLLQDAAVILLDEPFTAIDARTTRDLLELVRVWHGQGRTVIAVLHDLEQVRQHFPQTLLMARESIAWGATAEVLSVENLRKARNMAEFWSADADLCDTHEDNAAGGRS encoded by the coding sequence ATGAGCGCCGCCATTGTTTTGGACAATCTCACCGTCGCTTACGAGCGTCGTCCAGCTGTGCACCACATCAGCGGGTGCTTCGAGGCAGGCAGCCTGACGGCCATCGTTGGTCCTAATGGCGCGGGTAAATCGACCTTAATCAAAACCATCGCAGGCACCATGAAACCGGCGGCGGGACGGGTCGACCTCGGCAAAGTGGCCACTCGCACGCTGGGTTACTTGCCGCAAGCGGCCGAGATTGATCGCAGTTTCCCGTTAAGCGTCTCTGACACCGTGGCTATGGGAGCGTGGCGCAGCATTGGCCCTTTCCGTGGTCTCAGTCGCGATCAAAGTAAACTCACCCAAGACGCGCTACTGGCGGTTGGCCTGGAAGGGTTTGAGACACGCAGCGTTGGCTCGCTGTCTTCGGGACAGTTTCAACGGGTGCTGTTTGCGCGGTTGCTACTGCAAGATGCTGCGGTAATCCTGCTGGACGAGCCATTCACCGCTATTGATGCTCGTACCACACGCGATCTGTTGGAGCTGGTGCGCGTCTGGCACGGGCAAGGACGTACGGTAATTGCTGTTCTTCACGACCTGGAGCAAGTTCGCCAGCACTTCCCGCAAACATTATTGATGGCTCGGGAGAGCATTGCTTGGGGCGCCACCGCAGAAGTACTTAGCGTCGAAAACCTGCGTAAGGCCCGTAATATGGCCGAATTCTGGAGTGCTGACGCTGACCTGTGCGATACCCATGAAGATAATGCCGCAGGTGGTCGGTCATGA
- a CDS encoding branched-chain amino acid aminotransferase encodes MSYESINWDKLGFDYIKTDLRYLSHWRDGAWQKGTLTEDNVLHISEGSTALHYGQQCFEGLKAYRCKDGSINLFRPDQNALRMQRSCARLLMPYVSTEDFIEACKKVVRANERFIPPYGTGGSLYLRPFVIGVGDNIGVRTAPQFIFSIFCMPVGAYFKGGLKPNNFQISSFDRAAANGTGAAKVGGNYAASLLPNSQAKKLNFADCIYLDPLTHSKIEEVGSANFFAITHDDVFVTPKSPSVLPGITRLSLIELAQSRLGLNVVEGDVFIDKLSDFKEAGACGTAAVITPIGGIEYNDALHVFFSQEEVGPITQKLYNELTGVQSGDIDAPEGWIVKV; translated from the coding sequence ATGAGTTACGAAAGCATCAATTGGGACAAGCTGGGCTTCGATTACATCAAAACAGATCTGCGTTATCTGTCGCATTGGCGTGATGGCGCCTGGCAGAAAGGAACGCTGACCGAAGACAACGTGCTGCATATCAGTGAGGGCTCGACGGCTCTGCACTATGGGCAGCAGTGTTTCGAAGGTCTTAAGGCCTATCGCTGCAAGGACGGCTCTATCAACCTGTTCCGCCCTGACCAGAATGCACTGCGCATGCAGCGTAGTTGTGCGCGGTTGTTGATGCCTTATGTATCGACCGAAGATTTCATCGAAGCCTGTAAAAAAGTCGTCCGCGCCAACGAGCGTTTTATTCCACCCTATGGAACGGGTGGCTCCCTCTATCTGCGTCCGTTCGTGATCGGCGTGGGTGACAATATAGGTGTACGCACGGCACCTCAGTTCATTTTCTCGATTTTTTGCATGCCGGTGGGTGCTTATTTCAAAGGCGGCTTGAAGCCTAACAACTTCCAGATATCCAGTTTTGACCGCGCCGCCGCGAACGGCACAGGTGCGGCTAAGGTCGGTGGCAACTATGCAGCTAGCCTATTGCCGAACTCTCAAGCCAAGAAACTTAATTTTGCCGATTGTATTTACCTGGATCCGTTAACGCACTCAAAAATCGAAGAAGTCGGTTCTGCCAATTTCTTCGCAATTACCCATGACGATGTGTTTGTAACGCCGAAATCGCCGTCGGTATTACCAGGCATCACTCGTCTTTCGCTAATCGAACTGGCGCAAAGTCGTCTTGGCCTCAACGTTGTCGAAGGTGACGTATTCATTGACAAGCTAAGCGATTTCAAAGAAGCGGGGGCTTGCGGTACAGCAGCGGTTATCACCCCTATTGGAGGAATTGAATACAACGACGCTCTCCACGTGTTCTTCAGCCAGGAAGAGGTGGGGCCGATCACCCAGAAGCTTTACAACGAACTGACCGGTGTTCAATCGGGCGATATTGATGCGCCGGAAGGCTGGATCGTTAAAGTCTAA
- the adhP gene encoding alcohol dehydrogenase AdhP produces MQKTMKAAVVHTFGKPLEIREVPVPTPGYGQVLVKIAASGVCHTDLHAAEGDWPVKPNPPFIPGHEGVGYVVGVGPGVKHVKEGDRVGVPWLYSTCGHCEHCLGGWETLCEKQENSGYSVNGGFAEYTLADANFVGKLPDNVGFIEIAPILCAGVTVYKGLKMTETKPGQWVVISGIGGLGHMAVQYAKAMGMNVAAVDIDDSKLDLARRLGAEVTVNARHHDPATFLKDAIGGAHGALVTAVSPIAFKQAMGMTRRGGTIALNGLPAGEFPISIFDMVLNGTTVRGSIVGTRQDLQEALDFAGEGKVKATVSTEKLENVNAVFDRMREGQIEGRVVIDMQD; encoded by the coding sequence ATGCAAAAAACAATGAAAGCCGCAGTCGTCCATACCTTCGGCAAACCACTGGAAATTCGTGAAGTACCTGTCCCCACGCCGGGGTACGGCCAAGTTTTGGTAAAAATTGCGGCTTCCGGCGTCTGCCATACCGATCTGCATGCTGCCGAGGGCGATTGGCCGGTTAAACCCAACCCGCCTTTTATCCCTGGTCATGAGGGCGTTGGTTATGTAGTCGGAGTCGGTCCAGGTGTTAAACACGTCAAAGAAGGAGATCGGGTAGGCGTGCCTTGGCTTTATTCTACTTGCGGCCATTGCGAACATTGCCTTGGCGGCTGGGAAACCCTATGTGAGAAGCAGGAAAATAGCGGCTATTCCGTCAACGGCGGATTCGCCGAGTACACCTTAGCGGACGCCAACTTTGTCGGTAAATTGCCCGACAATGTCGGCTTCATTGAAATTGCACCCATACTCTGTGCCGGCGTAACCGTTTACAAAGGGCTGAAAATGACCGAAACCAAGCCTGGCCAGTGGGTGGTGATCTCCGGTATCGGCGGCTTGGGCCATATGGCGGTTCAATACGCTAAAGCGATGGGCATGAACGTCGCTGCCGTCGACATTGACGACAGCAAGCTTGATCTGGCCCGTAGGCTCGGCGCCGAAGTCACCGTAAACGCCCGTCATCATGACCCTGCTACCTTCTTGAAAGACGCCATTGGCGGCGCTCACGGGGCATTGGTTACCGCGGTCTCGCCGATTGCGTTCAAACAAGCCATGGGCATGACCCGTCGCGGTGGCACCATCGCGCTCAATGGCCTGCCAGCAGGTGAGTTTCCAATTTCGATATTCGACATGGTCCTGAACGGCACCACGGTGCGCGGTTCCATAGTCGGCACCCGACAGGACCTGCAGGAGGCGTTGGATTTTGCCGGAGAAGGCAAAGTTAAAGCGACGGTATCAACCGAGAAGCTGGAAAACGTCAATGCGGTTTTTGATCGCATGCGCGAAGGTCAAATTGAGGGACGCGTGGTTATCGACATGCAGGACTGA
- a CDS encoding glycosyltransferase, which translates to MTSMQPLKASFSIVMVNYKSLELTKACLDLLSEGAQSAGVPVLVVDNYSADASVEYLRTLSWITLIEREKSAPEAGSVAHGRALDLALGKVNTEYVFLLHTDTFVHDPSIFHMMLNQCAGPREVAAVGCVEQLNRGLGRSAWRLVSRCIKHYSRCIFRALGIDAKEPKPFMETHLKSFCALWNVRLIKKHGLQFLMDDRNPGYELQDRMVTLGYKIRFISPRKMFRYLDHLQSGTVSAGGGYARNHRRVKVYNQMVKHATK; encoded by the coding sequence ATGACTAGTATGCAACCTCTCAAAGCATCTTTCAGTATTGTGATGGTTAATTATAAGTCGCTCGAACTGACCAAGGCATGCCTTGATTTATTGTCCGAAGGCGCTCAAAGCGCGGGTGTTCCAGTTTTGGTGGTGGATAATTACTCCGCCGACGCCAGTGTTGAATATTTACGCACTTTGAGCTGGATCACGTTGATTGAGCGAGAAAAGTCCGCGCCGGAAGCGGGCAGTGTTGCGCATGGCCGAGCACTGGATCTCGCCTTAGGAAAGGTGAATACGGAATACGTATTTTTGTTACACACCGACACATTCGTGCACGATCCGTCGATATTTCACATGATGCTAAATCAATGCGCTGGCCCCCGCGAAGTGGCGGCTGTGGGTTGCGTAGAACAATTAAATCGCGGACTGGGTCGATCTGCTTGGCGACTGGTTTCGCGCTGCATAAAACACTACTCACGCTGTATTTTTCGCGCGTTGGGCATAGATGCCAAAGAGCCAAAACCGTTCATGGAAACGCACCTGAAGAGTTTTTGTGCGCTTTGGAATGTCCGATTGATAAAAAAACATGGCTTACAGTTTTTAATGGATGACCGCAACCCTGGTTATGAGTTACAGGACAGAATGGTAACGCTGGGTTATAAGATCAGGTTTATCTCGCCCAGAAAGATGTTTCGTTACCTTGATCACCTGCAAAGCGGCACGGTCTCAGCAGGGGGTGGTTACGCGCGCAATCACCGAAGGGTTAAGGTCTATAACCAAATGGTTAAACACGCCACCAAATAA
- a CDS encoding ArnT family glycosyltransferase, whose protein sequence is MKNTAIEFFKSDKGALWLLLGVTALVLLFGLGARELWGAETRWANISLQMLQSGDYFDPYLKGSAYYDKPLPSYWLIAATAELMGGLSHWSLRLSSVVAAWLSVWLIYLIGRQLFTKSTGLIAGWMLATTFFFIFWGRVATADILTVCGVLASVWWYWRGPDDTRLGRYTVFFLLLAVTSLFKGLIGFILPALVLLPHVLSEGRWKRHLNLRMCLALIIACLFYMAPFVLSHIYGAQNYRESGLGLVFQENFVRFFHPFDNLGPIYTYLIYLPVYTLPWAPCWILGLWVAARQWRQIEPNTRWLIMGLGLLFLFFTASGSRRSYYVLPLVPFAQLIGAWWVTRFIAQKRAAGKVSGPGWVKGFAAAAGVLFLVLGVIYPWTNGGGGVVQFSADVRGEATKSAPWDQWRMVLVEVDNKLPMYLQNEGGAFYYVTGSENIPQEGDSAAFMAWIDKASGQHWNPERTIIVAQYHHHGKLPLNFLAADHTVITTQLNNGARLFHSRESGSVAFIPQAVSTVVENVVPAKAVKDYD, encoded by the coding sequence ATGAAAAATACTGCTATCGAGTTCTTCAAAAGTGACAAGGGCGCACTGTGGCTGCTGCTCGGCGTCACCGCATTAGTTTTATTGTTTGGTTTGGGGGCTCGAGAGCTGTGGGGCGCCGAAACGCGCTGGGCCAATATCTCGCTGCAAATGCTGCAAAGCGGAGATTATTTTGACCCATACCTCAAAGGCTCAGCGTATTACGACAAACCGCTACCGTCCTACTGGTTGATTGCCGCCACTGCCGAGTTGATGGGTGGCCTCAGTCACTGGTCGTTGCGCCTGTCATCGGTAGTAGCGGCGTGGCTGAGCGTTTGGTTGATTTACTTGATCGGACGACAATTGTTTACCAAAAGCACCGGCTTGATTGCGGGTTGGATGCTCGCAACAACGTTCTTTTTTATCTTCTGGGGACGTGTCGCGACCGCAGATATATTGACCGTGTGCGGTGTGCTGGCCTCTGTATGGTGGTATTGGCGAGGACCGGACGACACTAGGCTTGGTCGCTATACCGTGTTCTTTCTGTTGCTCGCGGTAACGTCGTTGTTCAAGGGACTAATCGGTTTTATTCTTCCGGCGCTGGTATTACTGCCCCATGTGCTGAGCGAAGGACGTTGGAAGCGTCACCTCAACCTGCGAATGTGTCTTGCGTTGATTATTGCTTGCTTGTTCTACATGGCGCCGTTCGTTCTGTCACATATCTACGGCGCCCAAAATTATCGGGAGAGCGGTCTAGGCCTGGTATTTCAAGAGAACTTTGTCCGGTTTTTTCATCCGTTCGACAACCTTGGCCCAATTTACACCTACTTGATTTATCTACCGGTTTACACCTTGCCTTGGGCACCCTGCTGGATTCTGGGTCTGTGGGTCGCCGCTCGCCAATGGCGACAAATAGAACCCAACACGCGCTGGTTGATAATGGGACTCGGCCTTTTATTCTTGTTCTTTACCGCCAGTGGCAGTCGTCGCAGCTACTACGTGTTGCCGCTAGTACCCTTTGCCCAATTGATTGGTGCATGGTGGGTGACCCGTTTCATCGCCCAAAAACGCGCGGCTGGCAAGGTTAGCGGTCCGGGCTGGGTAAAAGGGTTTGCTGCCGCTGCCGGTGTGTTGTTCTTAGTGCTCGGCGTTATTTACCCATGGACCAATGGCGGCGGGGGGGTCGTTCAGTTCTCGGCAGACGTGCGAGGTGAGGCTACGAAAAGTGCACCTTGGGATCAGTGGAGAATGGTTCTGGTCGAAGTGGATAACAAACTTCCAATGTATTTGCAGAATGAGGGTGGCGCTTTCTACTACGTGACCGGCTCGGAAAATATTCCGCAAGAAGGTGACAGTGCCGCGTTCATGGCATGGATCGATAAAGCCAGCGGTCAGCATTGGAACCCTGAGCGCACCATTATCGTTGCGCAATATCACCACCACGGCAAGTTACCCCTGAATTTTCTGGCTGCTGACCACACCGTCATTACCACTCAATTAAACAATGGTGCGCGCCTGTTCCATTCGCGTGAATCCGGAAGCGTTGCGTTTATCCCTCAAGCGGTAAGTACCGTAGTGGAAAATGTTGTACCTGCGAAGGCGGTAAAAGACTATGACTAG
- a CDS encoding formate/nitrite transporter family protein, translating into MPVNTPPQVAEMTIEAGVKKARLPMLSILVLGFLAGAFIALGFLLDIHVSTMIPAQWASFGNLLGAAVFPIGLILVVLAGGELLTGNMMSLPMAMFAGKIPLSAVVRNWLLVTVANLLGALFVAYFFGHFLGLTEGAYLAKTVAIATAKVSADFGHAFISGIGCNWLVCLAVWLSYSSKEAAGKILGMWFPVMAFVAIGFQHVVANMFLIPAAIFADALTWGQFFENFVAVFLGNAVGGAIFVGLAYYVSYSNVNTAPVASLEYGASDSASV; encoded by the coding sequence ATGCCCGTCAATACCCCCCCACAAGTTGCTGAAATGACTATTGAAGCCGGTGTGAAAAAAGCTCGTCTGCCAATGCTCTCAATTCTAGTTTTGGGCTTTCTGGCTGGCGCTTTCATAGCGCTTGGTTTTCTACTAGATATTCACGTGAGCACAATGATTCCGGCCCAATGGGCATCGTTTGGTAATCTGCTAGGCGCAGCGGTATTTCCCATTGGTCTGATTCTGGTGGTCTTGGCGGGGGGCGAATTGCTCACCGGCAATATGATGAGCCTGCCCATGGCTATGTTTGCCGGAAAAATCCCACTTTCGGCAGTGGTGCGCAACTGGCTGCTGGTCACGGTCGCCAATCTGCTCGGCGCGCTGTTTGTCGCTTATTTCTTCGGCCATTTTCTGGGCCTCACCGAAGGCGCTTACTTGGCCAAGACGGTCGCCATAGCAACAGCTAAAGTCAGCGCGGATTTCGGACATGCCTTTATTTCAGGTATCGGCTGCAATTGGCTGGTGTGCTTGGCCGTCTGGCTGTCTTACTCGAGCAAAGAAGCCGCCGGTAAGATCTTGGGCATGTGGTTCCCGGTTATGGCCTTTGTCGCGATCGGTTTCCAGCATGTGGTTGCTAACATGTTTCTAATCCCGGCCGCAATTTTCGCCGACGCCTTGACTTGGGGGCAATTCTTCGAAAATTTTGTCGCAGTGTTCCTTGGCAACGCGGTGGGCGGTGCGATTTTTGTTGGCTTGGCGTACTACGTGTCGTACTCCAATGTAAACACCGCTCCGGTTGCATCGTTGGAATACGGCGCGTCGGACTCGGCAAGCGTGTAA
- a CDS encoding PA3371 family protein, translating into MSKAALSFLILAVMALALDISLPYGEKVADMILKSATGIFFTLFVIALIVGRRIKFDPLLR; encoded by the coding sequence ATGTCAAAAGCTGCGTTGTCCTTTCTAATCTTGGCGGTGATGGCACTCGCATTGGATATCTCACTGCCCTACGGCGAAAAAGTAGCCGATATGATACTTAAATCAGCCACTGGAATTTTTTTCACCCTTTTCGTCATAGCGCTGATTGTGGGACGTCGAATTAAGTTCGATCCGCTGCTTCGCTAG
- a CDS encoding Arc family DNA-binding protein, giving the protein MSPMKQAIYSSRTADKFVVRLPDGMRDRVYQVAKNHHRSMNSEIIARLEQSLIQEGALGDEPSLRLDSPELSLHERELLQRFRQLSHRQQNALVSLIAHDTELAADDES; this is encoded by the coding sequence ATGAGCCCAATGAAACAGGCTATCTACTCCAGCCGAACGGCTGATAAATTTGTTGTTCGATTACCTGATGGCATGCGCGATCGTGTCTATCAAGTAGCAAAAAATCATCATCGCAGCATGAATTCCGAGATTATTGCTCGCCTTGAGCAGAGTTTGATTCAGGAAGGGGCGTTGGGTGATGAGCCTAGCTTACGCCTGGACAGTCCTGAGCTGTCTTTGCATGAACGCGAGTTGCTGCAACGGTTTCGTCAACTTTCTCACCGTCAACAAAACGCGCTTGTTTCGTTGATTGCTCATGACACCGAGCTCGCTGCAGACGATGAGTCCTAA
- a CDS encoding nitrate/sulfonate/bicarbonate ABC transporter ATP-binding protein, protein MNTFTEHTGVSREIYSLSEVSRSFGKGKDELQVLSNVDLKLREGEIVGMLGRSGSGKSTLLRVIAGLIEPSSGEVRYNGELLNGPAEGVAMVFQTFALFPWLTVLENVEAGLQALQVDPKESRRRALAAIDLIGLDGFENAYPRELSGGMRQRVGFARGLVVNPTLLLMDEPFSALDVLTAETLRSDLLDLWSGKQLPIKSILIVTHNIEEAVLMCDRILVLSSNPGRVVAEIKVPFGHPRNRLDPTFRHMVDDIYALMTHRRSADATVGKPELQMGSPLPEVSTNLMAGLIEALAAEPYHGHAGLPQISARLLLEVDDLFPVAEMLENLGFAELKGADITLTETGKLFAEYGTQERKTVFAEHLVKHVPLAARIRQVLQERNGHWAPRVRFEQELEDSLNESIARETLDSVISWGRYAEIFSYNDNTETFSLEDVEGSI, encoded by the coding sequence ATGAATACTTTCACCGAACACACCGGCGTATCCCGGGAAATTTATTCTCTTAGCGAAGTCAGTCGCAGTTTTGGCAAAGGCAAAGATGAGTTGCAGGTGCTTAGCAACGTTGACCTTAAGCTGCGTGAAGGCGAGATCGTTGGCATGTTAGGCCGTTCCGGATCTGGTAAATCGACGCTGCTGCGGGTTATCGCCGGGTTGATAGAGCCTTCGTCTGGAGAGGTCCGCTATAACGGTGAGCTCTTGAACGGCCCCGCCGAAGGCGTGGCCATGGTCTTTCAAACTTTTGCGTTGTTCCCCTGGCTAACCGTTCTCGAAAACGTTGAGGCCGGCCTGCAGGCGCTGCAGGTAGATCCCAAAGAATCGCGTAGACGCGCGCTTGCCGCCATTGACTTGATTGGTCTTGACGGCTTTGAAAACGCTTACCCGCGAGAGTTGTCGGGTGGTATGCGCCAGCGCGTGGGTTTTGCCCGGGGTCTGGTGGTTAACCCGACGTTATTGCTGATGGACGAACCGTTCTCCGCGCTGGACGTGTTGACTGCTGAGACGTTGCGGTCTGATTTACTGGATTTGTGGAGCGGCAAGCAGTTACCGATCAAGTCCATCCTGATCGTGACCCACAACATCGAAGAAGCGGTGTTGATGTGCGACCGCATTCTGGTCTTGTCATCGAACCCCGGCCGGGTCGTGGCGGAGATCAAAGTGCCGTTTGGCCATCCGCGTAACCGCCTTGACCCGACATTCAGGCACATGGTCGACGATATCTACGCCTTGATGACCCACCGTCGTAGTGCTGATGCCACCGTTGGTAAACCTGAACTTCAGATGGGTAGTCCGCTACCGGAAGTCTCCACCAACCTCATGGCGGGGTTGATCGAGGCGCTGGCGGCGGAGCCCTACCATGGTCATGCGGGACTGCCCCAAATCTCCGCGCGGTTGCTGTTGGAGGTCGATGATTTGTTCCCCGTGGCGGAAATGCTTGAGAACCTGGGATTTGCCGAACTCAAGGGGGCTGATATTACGCTGACAGAAACCGGTAAATTATTTGCTGAGTACGGAACGCAGGAGCGCAAAACAGTTTTTGCTGAACATCTTGTCAAACATGTGCCGTTGGCTGCGCGGATTCGGCAGGTGTTGCAAGAGCGAAACGGGCATTGGGCGCCGCGGGTACGTTTTGAGCAAGAACTGGAGGACTCGCTTAACGAGTCTATCGCTAGAGAGACATTGGACAGTGTCATCAGTTGGGGACGATACGCAGAGATTTTTTCCTACAATGACAACACCGAGACCTTCAGCCTGGAAGATGTAGAGGGCAGTATTTAA